Part of the Methanosphaera sp. WGK6 genome is shown below.
CAACTGGTGAAAACTTATTACTTTTTGTAATAATTTGGTTTTACAGACGTCATGTTTTTGAAAAAATAGTCTACCTATTATTTTCATTTATTCTTTTTAATTAATTATTATATAATTAATTAAGTTTAATACATTTGTTATTAGAGTATCAGCCAAAATACTTTTTTTGAATTTTAAGAGTAATATTTAATTCTAATTAAATCATTGTAACTCTTTTATTTCAACTAGTTCACATTCAAAATAAATTGAAATAGAATTATCTTTATGACTTTGACTGATACTCAATAATAGATTTGTTTAAGTTATATATAAAATATACTATATTTATCATAATTAAACATTATGATTTAATTGAATATATATTATTTAATTATAATTAAACATAATTTTCATCTTTATTTTGACTCATATAATTTTTTTAATCAAGTATTTTCTACTATCTTTCATATGCTGATTGTTTTCGCATAAATAATAATTAATTGAGAATATTTTATAATGATTAATCATAATTATTTTTTCCAGGTTTATCCTAATAAATATTAATTTTTCCTAAACTTATTTTTATCATTTATTTTCTCTATAATTGCTTCATGCATACGTTTAATAAATTCCGATCTATCCTCATACTTTAAAACATCAAGATAACCTCTAGAAACAAGGTTAAATGCAAAAGGAGTAGGAATATCTGTATTTATAGTTTTAATAACAATTTCCTTATTTTCAATTTTTCTTAAAATCTCTTCAGCATGATAAATATCCATATAATCCTCAATCACTTCACGACGAGCTTCATCTAATATAGCGAAATGATCATCAATTTCTCTAACAAAATTAAGTAAAATCTTACTAGTTACTTGTTGACGACCAACACTTTTTTCATGACCTTTATATCTTCGAAGAATCATTAATGACCTATTAGCACAATCTCTAAAACGACTAGCTAAAGTTTCTGTTTTATCAATTGATTTAATTAGAATTTCACGTAAATTATCACTATTTAACTCTTCAAACGCTTCAACACCACCAATTTTAGAATCACTACTAAGATAAAATCCATTATCATCCACACTAATCATAACATCATGATGATATTTAAGTGATATAATGTATGCTATAGCTCTACTAAGGGCATCGTTTACACGTCTACCATATAATGAATGGAAAACAACAAATTTTCTACCACCAAAACCAGTGTAATACTCTACAAGTAACTTATTTTTAGATGGAATTTCACTATAAAGATACTGCTCAAGGAAATAAAAATAAATAGACGATGCTGAATTATAATCAACATACAAATATTTCTTTATATAATTAATAATCTCTTCTTGAGACACATCAGTAGATAACTTCCAGTCAATAATAGCTCTAAAATTTTGAATAGAAATAGCTAAATCATAGGATAATGGTAACTGTTCAGAAACCCATGATGGAATACTAGGAGTGCTACCACTAGGGATAACAGTAATAGTCATACCTCTAGCATACTTGAATTGATAAACTCTACCTCCAAGAACAAATGTATCTCCTTTATGTAGACGTTCCATGAAATCTCCATCAATACTTCCAATAATCTTTCCTTCACATTTAACTTTTGCATGACTTCTATCAGCAATAGTACCAATATTAGTTGAATAAAGAACTCTTGCTAACTTTCCATGTTTTCCAAAAGTATTAGCTTCCCAATCAACCCAAATCTTAGCATAAACATATCTTTGTTCAAGACAAGTATATTCTCCTGCAAGATAACGTAATACTTGTTCATAATCATCCCATGAAAGATTATGATAAGGCATAGCTTGTCTAATTACATGAAAAATATGTTCAATATTTTGTCTTTGTTCAATAGCGATACCATAAATATGTTGAGCTAAAACATCCAGACAATTGTAAGGAATGTCTATTTTATCAATTTTACCCTCACAAGCATTTTTAAGAATTAAACTACACTCTACAAGATCATCTCTATTAACAACAATCATACGACCCTTTGATTTTTCATGAAGTCTATGTCCACTACGTCCAATTCTCTGTAAAGCACGAGACACGGATTTAGGAGAACTAATCAGAATAACTAAATCAATATATCCAATATCAATACCTAATTCTAGAGAAGTACTACTAACAACAACTTTCAAATTACCTTCTTTTAACTCATTTTCAGTCTCAAGACGCACATCCTTGGATAATGATGAATGATGAGCCATAACATTTCTTGAATTATAAAATCCAGGATACTTCTGTGTTAACCTGTATGAAACGCTTTCAGCACCACTACGAGTATTAGTAAATATGAGTGTTGTTTTATGTTGTTGAATTAAGTTATGGAGTAATTTATATAATTCATCAGTCAATGTTTCCTGTTCTGTTTCAATAATATTTTCAACAGGACATAGAACTTTCATATCTAATTTTTTAAGATAATTAATATTAACTATTTCACATTCACGAGGATTTCCCCATGAATAGCCTACTAGATAATTAGCAATTTTTTCAGGAGGACTGACTGTTGCACTAAGACCAATTCGTGTAAAACCACCAGTTAATTCATGTAAACGTTCTAAACTAAGGCTAAGATGGGTTCCTCTCTTATTTTCTGCAAGTGAATGAATTTCATCCACAATAACATATCGTACATATTTTAATTTTTCTCTAAATTTAGGAGCAACTAGTAAGATGGATAATGTTTCAGGAGTAGTAATTAGAATGTGAGGTGGATGTTTTAACATTTTAGAACGTTGATATTGACTTGTATCTCCAGTTCTAACAGCTTGCCGTATACCTAAATCATGACCTGCAACTTCATTAATTCCCTGCAATGGTTTTTCAAGATTCTTAGATATGTCATTATCTAATGCTTTTAGTGGTGAAATATATATGCAATACACACGTTCTTCAAGCATATTTCTTTCACTTAAACTAGCTAATCCTGATAGAATAGCTAGAAATGCAGTTAATGTTTTACCAGATCCTGTAGGTGAGAGTATTAAAATATTTTTTCCAGCATTAACATGAGGTATTGCCTGACGTTGAGCATCAGTAAATGTGTCAAATGTATTTTTAAACCATTTGCTAACATATGGATGTAATAAATTATGTATTTCTTCATCAGAGTATTCTTTAGTCATATTATTACCTCCTATTCATAATTCCATATCTATACTTAATAAATCCTTAATTAATCCAAAAGGATAAATATTTTCTCCATCAATTGCATATACTTCAAAATCATCTAATTTCTTGATAAAAGGTGAAATTGTTTTTTCATGTAATACATCAGAACCTTGACTTATGGGAGTAAATGA
Proteins encoded:
- a CDS encoding ATP-dependent helicase, which translates into the protein MTKEYSDEEIHNLLHPYVSKWFKNTFDTFTDAQRQAIPHVNAGKNILILSPTGSGKTLTAFLAILSGLASLSERNMLEERVYCIYISPLKALDNDISKNLEKPLQGINEVAGHDLGIRQAVRTGDTSQYQRSKMLKHPPHILITTPETLSILLVAPKFREKLKYVRYVIVDEIHSLAENKRGTHLSLSLERLHELTGGFTRIGLSATVSPPEKIANYLVGYSWGNPRECEIVNINYLKKLDMKVLCPVENIIETEQETLTDELYKLLHNLIQQHKTTLIFTNTRSGAESVSYRLTQKYPGFYNSRNVMAHHSSLSKDVRLETENELKEGNLKVVVSSTSLELGIDIGYIDLVILISSPKSVSRALQRIGRSGHRLHEKSKGRMIVVNRDDLVECSLILKNACEGKIDKIDIPYNCLDVLAQHIYGIAIEQRQNIEHIFHVIRQAMPYHNLSWDDYEQVLRYLAGEYTCLEQRYVYAKIWVDWEANTFGKHGKLARVLYSTNIGTIADRSHAKVKCEGKIIGSIDGDFMERLHKGDTFVLGGRVYQFKYARGMTITVIPSGSTPSIPSWVSEQLPLSYDLAISIQNFRAIIDWKLSTDVSQEEIINYIKKYLYVDYNSASSIYFYFLEQYLYSEIPSKNKLLVEYYTGFGGRKFVVFHSLYGRRVNDALSRAIAYIISLKYHHDVMISVDDNGFYLSSDSKIGGVEAFEELNSDNLREILIKSIDKTETLASRFRDCANRSLMILRRYKGHEKSVGRQQVTSKILLNFVREIDDHFAILDEARREVIEDYMDIYHAEEILRKIENKEIVIKTINTDIPTPFAFNLVSRGYLDVLKYEDRSEFIKRMHEAIIEKINDKNKFRKN